In Lujinxingia litoralis, a single window of DNA contains:
- a CDS encoding SEC-C metal-binding domain-containing protein: MNYAGHQVHFLERLERVDGEEQELALSLYYDAKFVRAYLEKESIPEAFERVALALSDEPNGAHVVATRDGAFVTVLGAGMKPRNLYVLPRSRTVRLHQMLERIRGYMADLEGKEIHPRKALAVLRREANVLTRESFERLKRGAPLLYPSVLEWMWQAQGRLQRRRGLLAARLGSRGKRVRRVKGRMRRLAREHWEDVFMLTHMMVLGAEWNAMYGAWVDHPRAIEESFGEMFYGLWSEGWFGVATRVLWCAGEMGEVLAPGLMARMEHEEHVSRGFFSAMALTVIALRHEQYFDPWIKLLKSWPPSGDDSSEKALTEVERMRSLCREELLPALEDPDSHRQRFCEMALEQYEGSFGDGDGEAEGWVAPEALNEDELCSLFHLMLFDDHGGGANLTMLVYALPYLAAISAEELYPRAEILPPGEGWAPGIGASLLAHMGRRLSYRKPERVSAVPGRNDPCGCGSGKKYKRCCAGMMVH; the protein is encoded by the coding sequence ATGAACTACGCCGGTCATCAGGTTCATTTTCTGGAACGTCTGGAGCGGGTCGATGGCGAGGAGCAGGAGCTGGCGCTGTCGTTGTACTACGACGCGAAATTTGTACGTGCATACCTGGAGAAAGAGTCCATTCCCGAAGCCTTTGAGCGCGTGGCGCTGGCGCTCTCCGACGAGCCCAACGGGGCTCATGTGGTAGCGACACGGGATGGGGCCTTCGTGACGGTGCTGGGGGCGGGGATGAAGCCGCGCAATCTCTACGTGCTGCCACGCAGTCGCACGGTGAGGTTGCATCAGATGTTGGAGCGCATACGCGGGTATATGGCAGATCTGGAGGGAAAAGAGATTCATCCGAGGAAGGCGCTCGCGGTGTTGCGTCGGGAGGCTAATGTGCTCACACGCGAGAGTTTTGAGAGGCTTAAACGTGGGGCCCCGCTGCTCTATCCGAGTGTGTTGGAGTGGATGTGGCAAGCGCAGGGGCGACTTCAACGAAGGCGCGGGCTGCTGGCGGCTCGGCTGGGGTCACGGGGCAAGCGGGTTCGTCGCGTTAAGGGGAGGATGAGGAGGTTGGCGCGCGAGCACTGGGAGGATGTGTTTATGCTCACGCATATGATGGTGTTGGGCGCGGAATGGAACGCGATGTATGGGGCCTGGGTCGACCATCCTCGGGCCATAGAGGAGAGTTTTGGGGAGATGTTTTATGGGTTGTGGAGTGAAGGATGGTTTGGCGTGGCGACGCGGGTTCTGTGGTGTGCCGGTGAGATGGGAGAAGTCCTGGCTCCGGGGCTGATGGCGCGGATGGAACATGAGGAACATGTGTCGCGAGGGTTCTTCAGTGCGATGGCGCTGACGGTGATTGCGCTGCGTCATGAGCAGTACTTTGATCCGTGGATAAAGCTGCTCAAGAGCTGGCCGCCGAGTGGCGACGACAGTTCAGAGAAAGCGCTGACCGAGGTCGAAAGGATGCGGAGCCTGTGCCGGGAGGAGTTGCTTCCGGCGCTGGAAGATCCGGACTCGCACCGGCAGCGCTTCTGCGAGATGGCGCTGGAGCAGTATGAGGGAAGTTTCGGGGATGGCGATGGTGAGGCCGAAGGCTGGGTGGCTCCGGAGGCGTTGAACGAGGACGAGCTGTGTTCGCTCTTTCACCTGATGCTCTTTGATGATCATGGGGGCGGCGCGAACCTGACGATGCTGGTGTACGCGTTGCCCTATCTCGCGGCGATTTCTGCGGAAGAGTTGTATCCCCGAGCTGAGATTCTTCCGCCGGGGGAGGGATGGGCGCCGGGCATTGGTGCAAGTCTGCTCGCTCATATGGGGCGTCGCCTCAGCTATCGGAAGCCCGAGCGTGTGAGCGCGGTGCCCGGGCGAAATGATCCCTGCGGGTGCGGGAGCGGGAAAAAATACAAGCGATGTTGTGCGGGAATGATGGTGCATTGA
- a CDS encoding FAD-dependent oxidoreductase, translating to MTDQPDANGPDLTQGIALSELRPGEPFLGHVGDDAVVVVRLADEIRAISARCTHYGGPLHRGLVVEDTIHCPLHHAVFSLRDGSALGAPALSPVSCYPVIVDGERVRVRAREDVPRRHLRRPAINALVIVGAGAAAAAAVELMRHEGFEGTITMIGQEESGPIDRPNLSKDYLAGDAPASWLPLGGDKRWEELNVNLLKDTRVTRIERKARQVVTDKGTAFEYDALLYATGAEPLVPPIEGLEQTTHFTLRSFNDSRHISQAADSGKHALIVGAGFIGLEVAASLRKRGLNVTVVAPEELPLQPVLGEELGRLVRDTHEAQGVDFMLGTGVESFEPTRAHLSTGQHIDFDFVVLGTGVRPRTELAEAAGLKVDRGILVDRQMRTSDPAIFAVGDVARFPEPASDAPARVEHWVLAQRLAQRAARVMLNLPVEPFSLVPFFWSRHFDLNIRYVGHCEHFDRVLIHGSLAERDAIVGYIHQDRIEAVVTLGRPRASLRAEQAFATNDQATLRHLLQMQEPPYSPAPESHPPTP from the coding sequence ATGACCGATCAGCCCGACGCAAACGGCCCCGACCTCACCCAAGGCATCGCGCTCTCGGAGCTTCGTCCTGGCGAGCCCTTTCTCGGACACGTCGGCGATGATGCGGTCGTTGTGGTGCGCCTGGCCGACGAGATACGAGCCATCAGCGCGCGCTGCACCCACTACGGAGGGCCCCTGCACCGGGGCCTGGTCGTGGAAGACACCATCCACTGCCCCTTGCACCACGCTGTTTTCAGTCTTCGCGATGGCAGCGCCCTGGGGGCCCCGGCGCTCTCCCCGGTGAGCTGCTATCCGGTGATTGTGGACGGCGAACGCGTCCGAGTCAGGGCGCGAGAAGACGTCCCCCGGCGCCATCTCAGACGCCCTGCGATCAACGCGCTGGTGATCGTCGGCGCCGGAGCAGCCGCAGCGGCAGCCGTGGAGCTGATGCGCCACGAAGGGTTCGAGGGCACCATCACCATGATCGGCCAGGAAGAGAGCGGCCCTATCGACCGCCCCAACCTCTCCAAAGATTACCTCGCCGGCGATGCCCCCGCGTCGTGGCTACCACTCGGAGGAGACAAGCGCTGGGAAGAGCTTAACGTCAACCTTCTTAAGGATACCCGGGTCACCCGCATTGAGCGCAAAGCCCGACAGGTCGTCACCGACAAAGGCACCGCCTTTGAGTACGACGCGCTTCTCTATGCCACCGGTGCCGAACCCCTTGTGCCTCCCATCGAAGGCCTGGAGCAGACAACGCACTTCACGCTACGAAGTTTCAACGACTCCCGGCATATCAGCCAGGCGGCCGATTCCGGCAAACACGCCCTCATCGTAGGGGCCGGCTTCATCGGGCTGGAAGTAGCAGCCTCGCTGCGCAAGCGCGGTCTCAACGTCACGGTGGTGGCTCCCGAGGAGCTCCCCCTTCAACCTGTCCTTGGCGAGGAGCTCGGCCGCCTGGTCCGAGACACTCACGAGGCTCAGGGCGTCGACTTTATGCTGGGCACCGGTGTGGAGAGCTTCGAGCCAACCCGTGCCCACCTGAGCACCGGGCAACACATCGACTTCGACTTTGTGGTCCTGGGCACGGGCGTGCGCCCCCGTACGGAGCTGGCCGAGGCCGCCGGACTCAAGGTCGATCGGGGCATCCTCGTCGATCGCCAGATGCGCACCAGCGATCCGGCGATCTTCGCCGTGGGTGATGTGGCTCGCTTTCCCGAACCCGCCAGCGACGCCCCGGCCCGCGTGGAACACTGGGTGCTGGCCCAGCGCCTGGCTCAACGCGCGGCCAGGGTGATGCTAAATCTACCGGTGGAGCCCTTTTCCCTGGTCCCCTTCTTCTGGAGCCGTCACTTCGATCTCAACATCCGCTACGTCGGCCACTGCGAACACTTCGATCGGGTCCTCATCCACGGCTCGCTCGCAGAACGCGACGCCATCGTGGGCTACATCCATCAAGACCGCATCGAGGCCGTAGTTACCCTGGGACGCCCTCGCGCGAGCCTGCGCGCCGAGCAGGCCTTCGCCACCAACGATCAGGCCACGCTCAGGCACCTGCTTCAGATGCAAGAACCACCGTACTCCCCGGCCCCGGAATCACACCCACCAACGCCATAG
- a CDS encoding alpha/beta hydrolase family esterase: MAGWFGCGEPTGQPVEEAPSGPPYAPVWDGEPLGGERPVEPVLPVDYDVNKRWPLVIALHGFSASPDWIDDYFGVRREAEERGFIALMPEGTLGAGDLAFWNATPACCDFADVGVDDVAYLSALIEEAQERLAVDPERIYFMGHSNGGFMSYRMACELSEKIRGVAVASGSSLADASACGTPSPLRVLHVHGTEDNVIPYQGGSFGRDDFPGVQDVVARWVERNGCAGVPTEEGPVDLSSGVFGRESTIERWAECESGMSVELWTVNGADHFPWLNLRGQDALFDALLDED; the protein is encoded by the coding sequence ATGGCGGGATGGTTCGGATGCGGGGAGCCCACAGGTCAGCCCGTGGAAGAGGCGCCTTCGGGGCCGCCGTATGCGCCGGTCTGGGACGGAGAGCCCCTCGGGGGGGAACGTCCGGTCGAGCCTGTGTTGCCGGTGGACTACGATGTGAACAAGCGCTGGCCGCTGGTGATCGCACTGCATGGTTTTTCGGCATCACCGGACTGGATCGACGACTATTTTGGCGTGCGACGCGAAGCCGAGGAGCGAGGTTTTATCGCACTGATGCCCGAAGGAACGTTGGGGGCTGGCGATCTGGCCTTCTGGAATGCGACGCCGGCCTGCTGCGACTTCGCGGATGTTGGCGTCGATGACGTGGCGTATCTGAGCGCGTTGATCGAGGAGGCCCAGGAGCGACTGGCCGTGGACCCGGAGCGTATTTATTTTATGGGGCACTCCAACGGAGGGTTCATGAGCTACCGGATGGCCTGCGAACTCAGCGAGAAGATTCGGGGCGTGGCAGTCGCCTCGGGCTCGAGCCTGGCGGATGCCAGCGCGTGTGGAACGCCTTCGCCGTTGCGGGTACTGCACGTTCACGGGACCGAGGATAATGTCATTCCCTACCAGGGGGGGAGTTTTGGGCGTGATGATTTTCCCGGTGTGCAAGACGTGGTGGCCCGCTGGGTTGAGCGCAACGGATGTGCGGGGGTGCCCACCGAGGAGGGCCCGGTGGATCTGAGCAGTGGCGTTTTCGGTCGCGAAAGTACCATTGAGCGTTGGGCGGAGTGTGAGTCGGGAATGAGTGTGGAGCTCTGGACGGTGAACGGTGCGGATCACTTTCCGTGGCTGAACTTGAGGGGGCAGGACGCGCTTTTTGATGCTCTGCTGGACGAGGATTAG
- the trhA gene encoding PAQR family membrane homeostasis protein TrhA produces MGANVGRKTEHGDSQIEELAEKIGDAREMIAHTEIFSAEDIANSVSHGVGLGAALVGFVVLAVTAWATGAGLQIVGALVYGLTLVALFAASTVYHSVTHPRVRRALQVVDHCAVFFLIAGTYTPFALVTLAGPLGWSLLAGVWAMALLGVTIKLFWFGRFEGVSLALYLLMGWTIVFAIKPLWLAMEPAGVALLFGGGLLYTAGVAFFVWERLFLNHAIWHLFVLGGSVCHYLAILFYVLG; encoded by the coding sequence ATGGGCGCGAACGTAGGGCGAAAGACTGAGCACGGAGATTCGCAGATCGAGGAGTTGGCCGAGAAGATCGGCGATGCCCGCGAGATGATCGCGCATACTGAGATCTTTAGTGCCGAAGATATCGCCAACAGCGTGAGCCATGGCGTGGGATTGGGGGCGGCACTTGTGGGCTTTGTGGTGCTTGCCGTTACGGCATGGGCGACGGGAGCGGGGCTGCAGATTGTCGGAGCGCTGGTGTATGGCCTGACGCTGGTGGCGCTTTTTGCGGCGTCCACGGTTTATCACAGTGTGACGCATCCCCGGGTGCGGCGGGCGCTGCAGGTGGTCGACCATTGTGCGGTGTTTTTTCTGATTGCAGGAACTTATACGCCCTTTGCGCTCGTGACTTTGGCGGGCCCCCTGGGCTGGAGCCTTCTGGCGGGGGTGTGGGCGATGGCGCTGCTGGGGGTGACGATCAAGCTCTTCTGGTTTGGACGTTTTGAGGGGGTGAGTCTGGCGCTGTATCTGTTGATGGGGTGGACGATCGTGTTTGCGATTAAGCCGCTCTGGCTTGCGATGGAGCCGGCTGGCGTGGCGTTGCTCTTTGGTGGGGGTTTACTTTACACGGCTGGCGTGGCGTTTTTTGTGTGGGAGCGGCTCTTTTTGAACCACGCGATCTGGCACCTGTTTGTGCTCGGCGGGAGCGTGTGTCACTACCTTGCGATTCTCTTCTATGTGCTGGGTTGA